Proteins encoded in a region of the Babesia bovis T2Bo chromosome 4 map unlocalized Chr4_2, whole genome shotgun sequence genome:
- a CDS encoding Cytochrome c oxidase assembly protein CtaG/Cox11 family protein, with the protein MCVHFSHPLGPRALAKSGYKFLSKRHVRNIAVDRWHRFGVSPLITPFTPAASYAFSSGTSIPPKSQNPKTSDSKTNHEDRFMLLQRQFASNPHVEPLKEADSISTTLLGVFIALFGITFACVPLYEFFCQQSGYMGTTKKVKTYKPPPEKRGERMFDIDFVTHSHLKWDFMPAQRNVVVGAGETTLAFYTAKNLTDEPLIGVAAYHVIPDEAGAYFNKIQCFCFEEQMLHPGEEVDLPVLFFLDPDILKDKRLYGVDKITLTYTFFEANSEIPPEYTTLIKHNEQNTVK; encoded by the exons ATGTGTGTTCACTTTAGCCACCCTTTGGGTCCAAGGGCGTTGGCCAAGAGTGGTTACAAGTTTTTGTCGAAAAGGCATGTACGTAACATAGCGGTAGATAGATGGCATAGGTTTGGGGTTTCACCATTGATTACGCCTTTTACCCCTGCTGCGTCATATGCTTTTTCCAGCGGTACCTCCATACCACCCAAATCGCAAAATCCGAAGACTTCAGACTCAAAAACGAATCATGAAGACAGGTTTATGTTATTACAGCGTCAATTTGCTAGCAATCCACATGTTGAACCGCTGAAAGAGGCGGATTCCATAAGCACTACGCTTTTAGGTGTATTTATCGCATTATTTGGTATCACCTTTGCTTGTGTGCCTCTCTACGAATTTTTCTGTCAACAGTCAGGTTATATGGGCACGACTAAAAAGGTGAAGACATACAAACCACCACCGGAAA AACGTGGTGAACGTATGTTCGATATAGACTTTGTTACTCACTCTCACTTGAAATGGGATTTTATGCCAGCACAACGCAATGTTGTTGTGGGTGCTGGTGAGACCACTCTTGCTTTTTATACGGCTAAGAATTTAACTGATGAACCACTTATTGGTGTTGCCGCATATCATGTGATCCCCGATGAGGCCGGTGCTTACTTTAATAAGATACAGTGTTTTTGTTTTGAAGAGCAGATGTTGCATCCGg GTGAAGAGGTTGACCTCCCCGTGTTGTTTTTTCTGGATCCCGACATTCTAAAGGACAAACGCTTGT ATGGCGTGGATAAGATAACACTGACATACACTTTTTTCGAGGCCAATTCAGAGATACCCCCGGAGTATACCACTCTGATAAAAC ATAATGAGCAAAATACTGTCAAATGA
- a CDS encoding Ribosomal protein L22p/L17e family protein — protein MQSILKAALSVRQLWTSGWPFPWEATCANHGCRAFSGLRNKNARIKNPYYRKKGFWEWRKKHIQKLNKARYKRQFLVPKVIDPEEEPVKGKHDANIWEFVVDGLPIGLKRLKLYTKLLTNLHLQDAIDWLYAMPTIRTNRILNSLSDAQKKIYEEYNGDPSRLYIDSMVINYKTPMKQIKYHALRNFGIMCTWRNVIVYRIREMPMNEFYQKIFILGRIPRSMGAEMRAAIYEKRVPTQTVVEWYPYLTAHSRFFFRKELKWLDKTGQFNYYKHRREWIDRYNANMRRKTDEMRRERGIIQNAT, from the exons ATGCAATCTATTTTAAAAGCAGCACTTTCTGTACGGCAGCTGTGGACATCAGGGTGGCCATTCCCATGGGAGGCAACATGTGCCAATCATGGCTGCCGCGCATTCTCTG GCCTGCGAAACAAAAATGCAAGGATTAAAAACCCGTACTATAGAAAGAAGGGGTTTTGGGA ATGGCGCAAGAAGCATATACAAAAGTTGAATAAAGCAAGATACAAACGTCAATTTTTAGTTCCTAAAGTGATAGATCCCGAAGAAGAACcg GTCAAAGGTAAACATGACGCTAATATTTGGGAATTTGTTGTTGACGGTCTCCCAATTGGACTTAAGAGATTGAAGTTGTACACTAAACTT CTTACCAATCTACACCTACAGGATGCCATCGACTGGTTGTATGCCATGCCAACGATAAGGACCAACCGCATACTTAACTCG TTGAGCGATGCCCAAAAGAAGATATACGAAGAGTACAATGGTGATCCCAGTAgactatatatagacagTATGGTGATCAACTACAAGACGCCCATGAAACAGATCAAGTATCACGCTCTAA GGAATTTCGGCATAATGTGCACATGGCGCAATGTAATAGTCTATCGCATAAGAGAAATGCCTATGAACGAATTCTACCAAAAGATATTTATACTTGGTAGG ATACCAAGGAGCATGGGAGCAGAAATGCGCGCCGCAATATATGAAAAGAGAGTGCCAACACAAACGGTGGTCGAATGGTATCCTTATCTCACAGCTCATTCGCGCTTCTTTTTCCGAAAA GAACTTAAATGGCTTGATAAAACTGGACAGTTCAACTACTATAAACACAGGAG GGAATGGATTGATCGGTACAATGCTAATATGAGGAG GAAAACCGATGAAATGCGACGTGAGCGTGGTATTATACAGAATGCTACATAA
- a CDS encoding Domain of Kin17 curved DNA-binding family protein, which translates to MPRAEVGSQKWLANKMKAKGLQKLKWYCQMCEKQCRDENGFKCHRLSEGHQRMMQVFCQNAGRFMDGFSRAFEHEFMKLMRTRYCKTKILANSVYQEVISDKEHVHMNATVWVTLSEFVLYLGRSGKCKVEDSPRGWMIEYIDQDQIRRDQDAASRRKREISLEQRHQRLIQKMVEEARARGGFQEPEYTPLMKDSDEKLCFDTNLVKSNSEPAPKNSGNIFKALCKSAISSKDPKKDASKGLGEATNNHASTEMSSETSADGSKNCQVTSVANSDSSSGVKNAPPKRKSAIEELFEERFMKRHANGRGNTPAVVPPKDADSASGNNSWLMRGIHVKVILKSHPLYKHKCRVMNVVNGGRQAVIQDVQGSSNYQIDVDHIETVVPPVGANVVLLRGPNRGRTGKLISSTPSDLQASISLDSGETLEMVHYDDFSRCD; encoded by the exons ATGCCACGTGCTGAGGTTGGAAGCCAAAAATGGCTTGCCAACAAGATGAAGGCCAAGGGCCTTCAGAAGCTCAAGTGGTATTGCCAAATGTGTGAAAAGCAGTGTCGTGATGAGAATGGATTTAAG TGTCACAGACTATCGGAAGGTCACCAGCGTATGATGCAAGTTTTTTGTCAAAATGCAGGTCGATTTATGGACGGCTTCTCTCGTGCTTTTGAGCATGAGTTTATGAAGTTGATGCGCACTCGTTATTGTAAAACGAAGATATTGGCTAATTCCGTTTATCAGGAAGTGATTTCTGACAAGGAGCATGTGCACATGAATGCAACCGTTTGGGTTACTCTATCGGAATTTGTACTTTACCTAGGTCGCAGCGGGAAGTGTAAGGTGGAAGATTCTCCACGTGGTTGGATGATTGAGTATATTGATCAGGATCAAATACGTCGTGACCAAGATGCTGCATCGCGGCGTAAACGGGAGATCTCGTTGGAGCAGCGTCACCAGCGCTTGATTCAGAAGATGGTTGAGGAGGCTCGTGCTCGTGGTGGGTTCCAGGAGCCCGAGTATACACCTTTAATGAAAGACAGTGATGAGAAGCTGTGCTTTGACACTAATTTGGTCAAATCTAATTCTGAGCCGGCTCCTAAAAATAGCGGCAACATATTCAAAGCCTTATGTAAAAGTGCCATATCAAGCAAGGACCCTAAAAAGGATGCGAGCAAAGGCTTAGGTGAAGCCACTAATAATCACGCTTCCACTGAGATGTCTTCTGAAACATCGGCAGACGGGTCAAAGAATTGCCAGGTCACATCAGTGGCAAATTCGGATAGTAGTTCAGGCGTGAAAAATGCACCTCCTAAACGGAAAAGTGCCATTGAAGAGTTGTTTGAAGAGCGTTTCATGAAGCGCCATGCCAATGGTAGAGGAAACACTCCCGCAGTTGTTCCCCCAAAGGACGCTGATTCTGCATCTGGCAATAACAGTTGGCTGATGAGAGGAATTCACGTGAAGGTTATTTTAAAAAGCCACCCTCTGTACAAACACAAATGCAGGGTTATGAATGTAGTTAATGG CGGACGTCAGGCAGTGATCCAGGATGTGCAGGGTTCTAGCAACTACCAAATAGACGTTGATCATATTGAGACCGTGGTTCCCCCGGTAGGTGCCAACGTTGTGTTATTGCGAGGCCCTAATCGCGGGCGCACAGGCAAGCTCATATCATCTACACCGTCCGATCTGCAAGCTTCCATATCACTTGACAGCGGAGAAACCTTGGAAATGGTTCATTACGATGATTTCAGTCGTTGCGATTGA
- a CDS encoding putative integral membrane protein, which translates to MAKQISEIVEEIRRLAQKNKIKELVKLLSDLAYKYEKNPRRLIAVITLRIYYNIQLNASQNVVADFNLIKSPYSDKWLYESYPDKYGDRRGTMCPFSLYLMYCYYPYVMGSMYTALDRFYSLREYLEHQLSENPQQSEVYDSRIVCVGLLLIDILMSEKRLTDALTELLSMQRAHSKMSHVINAMIALVYTQIGDITNAQKHIENAIEAGSKITEIYRGLRSALLGDFDNAYSIFNATLPLFKDEEPSSVVTACENLVLNNIAVTLFYMNNAAAGKVIIDSCKNVHKTAKIFRAVTMNTTMLKELAMDIDTKAVQVPGETPK; encoded by the exons ATGGCGAAACAAATAAGTGAGATAGTGGAGGAAATCCGCCGTCTTGCACAAAAGAATAAGATTAAAGAGCTGGTCAAATTGCTGTCGGATCTTGCATAC AAATATGAGAAGAATCCACGTCGGCTTATCGCAGTGATCACTTTGCGGATTTATTACAATATACAGCTGAAT GCAAGCCAGAATGTAGTGGCCGACTTCAACTTGATAAAGTCTCCTTATAGTGACAAGTGGCTATACGAAAGCTATCCTGATAAATATGGCGACAGAAG AGGTACTATGTGCCCCTTTAGTCTCTACTTGATGTATTGTTACTACCCTTATGTCATGGGTTCGATGTACACGGCGCTCGATAGGTTTTATAGCCTGCGCGAATACCTTGAACACCAGTTGTCGGAGAATCCACAACAAAGTGAAGTATACGATTCACGCATTGTATGTGTAGGACTACTATTGATCGACATTCTGATGAGTGAGAAGAGGCTGACG GACGCACTGACTGAGCTCCTATCAATGCAAAGAGCGCATTCTAAAATGAGCCACGTCATAAACGCCATGATAGCATTGGTGTACACTCAG ATTGGGGACATAACCAACGCGCAAAAACATATAGAAAATGCCATAGAAGCCGGATCGAAAATTACGGAGATATACCGTGGGTTACGTAGCGCATTGCTCGGCGACTTTGATAACGCTTATAGTATTTTTAATGCGACCTTACCGCTCTTCAAAGATGAAGAACCAAGCTCAGTGGTCACTGCATGTGAAAATTTAGTTCTGAACAATATCGCAGTTACTTTGTTCTATATGAACAACGCAGCAGCAGGTAAAGTTATTATCGATTCCTGCAAAAACGTACACAAG ACCGCCAAGATATTCAGAGCGGTAACTATGAATACCACAATGCTGAAGGAATTGGCAATGGATATCGATACGAAAGCGGTACAGGTACCGGGAGAAACCCCAAAATAG
- a CDS encoding putative integral membrane protein produces the protein MTEGNLMFIGYVDIKTCVVMASYPKDAAKGSVGVVQDALKSVCSNAINTANDKSIKKLKLDYQTIYYKSDEKAETAVVVMIFEEEYPERLAFTLIQEIWRDVHTAPPRELDDDGIPTSLQSHLGTHMMRIFKRYDKVVEVDHTLRAQMHVDDATCNVEDAMKKIIGSCGSLQELRVKSLNLKNKTVVIILYIIVNVIIISLYIAIPKLMNTKVTGINTNDHSNGNHNSTDNNHTITDSNPDKNNNNN, from the exons ATGACAGAAGGCAACTTGATGTTCATAGGTTATGTAGATATAAAGACCTGTGTAGTTATGGCCTCATATCCCAAAGATGCGGCAAAAGGGTCAGTAGGCGTGGTACAAGATGCACTAAAATCAGTATGCTCAAATGCAATCAATACAGCCA ATGACAAATCTATCAAGAAGCTAAAACTGGACTACCAAACGATATACTACAAGTCAGACGAGAAAGCGGAAACTGCGGTCGTAGTCATGATATTTGAAGAAGAGTATCCCGAGCGCTTGGCATTCACATTAATACAG GAAATATGGCGAGACGTCCATACGGCTCCTCCACGTGAATTGGACGACGATGGTATTCCAACATCATTGCAATCGCACCTGGGAACACATATGATGCGCATATTCAAAAGATACGACAAAGTTGTAGAAGTTGACCACACTTTGAGG GCACAAATGCATGTAGATGATGCTACGTGCAATGTTGAAGATGCCATGAAAAAGATTATAGGTAGCTGTGGAAGCTTGCAGGAATTACGGGTCAAATCACTTAACCTGAAGAACAAAACTGTTGTG ATTATCCTTTACATCATCGTCAATGTCATAATCATTTCTCTCTACATAGCTATTCCTAAGCTCATGAACACAAAAGTTACAGGAATTAATACAAATGACCATTCCAATGGGAACCACAACAGTACTGATAACAACCACACTATTACCGACAGCAACCCCGATAAGAACAACAACAATAATTAG
- a CDS encoding proteasome assembly chaperone 4: MEVHKASFSVYDKTLNVMSVELKSGVYIWVGDESLTFQDLHCGFPNTTIQGEDTLGTTLIGDLDAISSDISKALAKKLNIPVFLSLNYDETDCTVQSVLQQELMDTIINMYPQYVKT; encoded by the exons ATGGAGGTACATAAAGCTAGTTTCAGTGTATACGATAAGACACTGAATGTAATGTCTGTGGAGTTGAAAAGCGGAGTTTACATTTGGGTTGGCGATGAGTCGCTGACCTTCCAGGACTTACACTGTGGATTCCCTAATACTACTATCCAG GGTGAAGACACTCTTGGAACTACATTGATAGGTGATTTGGATGCCATATCTTCCGATATTTCAAAGGCACTGG CTAAAAAACTCAATATACCCGTATTTCTAAGCCTAAACTACGATGAAACAGATTGTACGGTCCAATCTGTGCTTCAACAGGAGCTCATGGATACGATAATTAACATGTATCCTCAGTACGTAAAGACATAA